In the SAR202 cluster bacterium genome, one interval contains:
- a CDS encoding response regulator: protein MHTSPEASPLVDQLATARKRIAQLESQLAQASRAAGAGSAAQARFKATLDQLLEGCQIIGFDFRYLYVNDAVARHGRRTREELIGHTMMEVYPGIDASPFFTHLKRCLTDRTPHRMVNEFTFPDGAKGWFELSIQPAPEGVFILSVDVSARHQAETALVQSNRDLKQPIAELRTAQSRLMRQERLSAIGKMAGGIAHDFNNNLMPVLGYTELLLTDSELLDDREKVLESLRMVNSAARNAASTVVRLRELYKPSEENENLAPFDVNGLVRQVVVLTRPKWREEAQARGAHIEVLTDLGVLRPLNGLESELRDVLTNMVFNAVDAMPDGGTIVLSTKQDGDHIAVAVKNTGAGMTDEVRRRCMEPLFTTKGNRGTGLGLAVAHTVVQRRNGTIDIQSAPGKGTTIQIRLPLQAEPAIPALQPAVHGATRRLHALVVDDEYILREVVAAYLTIDRHTYELAANGMEALEKFKAGHFDIVITDMGMSELSGDELASAIKQIDPNQPIVMITGFGEMLQAVTQRPTQADLVVPKPFTLAQLREAMWKVTNKE, encoded by the coding sequence ATGCATACCTCCCCCGAAGCTTCCCCTCTCGTCGATCAGCTCGCGACAGCACGAAAAAGAATAGCGCAGCTGGAGTCCCAACTCGCACAAGCGTCGAGAGCCGCAGGCGCCGGGTCGGCTGCACAGGCCCGATTCAAGGCGACACTCGATCAACTCCTCGAAGGCTGCCAGATCATCGGCTTCGATTTCCGGTACCTGTACGTCAATGACGCGGTCGCGCGACACGGGCGGCGGACCAGGGAGGAGCTGATCGGCCACACGATGATGGAAGTCTATCCCGGTATCGATGCATCTCCCTTCTTTACACACCTCAAACGGTGCCTGACAGACCGAACGCCCCATCGCATGGTCAACGAATTCACCTTCCCGGACGGCGCCAAAGGGTGGTTCGAGCTAAGCATCCAGCCTGCCCCTGAAGGAGTGTTCATCCTTTCCGTGGATGTCTCTGCCCGTCACCAGGCAGAGACCGCGCTCGTTCAGAGCAACCGTGATCTCAAACAGCCCATCGCCGAGCTGCGGACCGCCCAGTCCCGTTTGATGCGACAGGAGCGCCTCAGCGCAATTGGGAAAATGGCCGGCGGAATCGCTCATGACTTCAATAACAACCTCATGCCGGTCCTGGGTTACACGGAGCTTCTGCTGACCGACTCCGAACTACTCGACGACAGGGAGAAGGTCCTGGAGTCGCTACGGATGGTCAACTCCGCGGCCCGCAATGCGGCGAGCACGGTAGTGCGGCTGCGTGAGCTTTACAAGCCGTCAGAAGAGAACGAGAATCTTGCGCCCTTCGACGTGAATGGCCTTGTCCGGCAAGTCGTGGTCCTTACCCGTCCGAAGTGGAGGGAAGAGGCCCAGGCACGCGGGGCACACATCGAGGTCCTGACCGATCTCGGGGTACTCAGGCCACTCAATGGTCTGGAGAGCGAGCTGCGCGATGTGCTCACAAACATGGTCTTTAACGCGGTCGATGCTATGCCGGATGGCGGGACGATAGTCCTATCTACAAAACAGGATGGAGACCACATCGCCGTTGCCGTTAAGAACACCGGGGCCGGGATGACCGACGAAGTGCGGCGCCGATGTATGGAGCCGCTCTTCACAACGAAGGGCAATCGAGGGACTGGCCTGGGGCTTGCTGTGGCTCATACAGTCGTACAGCGGCGCAATGGGACAATCGATATACAGAGCGCCCCGGGGAAGGGGACGACCATACAGATCCGTCTCCCGCTGCAAGCAGAGCCTGCAATCCCGGCGCTTCAGCCGGCGGTCCACGGCGCGACAAGGCGTCTGCACGCCCTGGTGGTGGACGATGAGTACATACTGAGAGAGGTTGTTGCAGCGTACCTCACTATCGACAGGCACACTTACGAGCTGGCGGCCAACGGCATGGAAGCACTGGAGAAGTTCAAAGCCGGACATTTCGACATCGTGATAACCGACATGGGAATGTCGGAGCTTTCAGGGGACGAGCTTGCGTCGGCGATAAAGCAGATTGATCCCAATCAGCCCATAGTCATGATCACCGGTTTCGGTGAGATGCTCCAGGCAGTCACTCAGCGCCCCACGCAGGCCGACCTCGTGGTGCCTAAGCCGTTCACGCTGGCCCAGCTGCGCGAAGCGATGTGGAAGGTTACGAACAAAGAGTGA